Proteins co-encoded in one Accipiter gentilis chromosome 5, bAccGen1.1, whole genome shotgun sequence genomic window:
- the FBXO47 gene encoding F-box only protein 47 encodes MTSTPGTSYTSTPNQKYRCRNRRSRQRCNTLDADSQSLSTLGYFQTLPLEIFQMVLNYLSVKDISMLSMVSKTISNRLVNYISTPSGNRRLLLQDFHNLELPGKREGSYILEHYKSLGLLLKRCTLLLPTKDRLKYIHKILSEVSCFKLNGCPSPLHCLGLQCYGVFLQILTAGWDELECHRVFNFLCELSNLPRKVQTVVSSKPGSARKLELRIRLYCRSVLLNHWIHRSDSAFWLTRILKPWPMVNQARLLYIIFGPVSSLDGHVVWQKMIEGPTDETSLKGLADAIKLLYDTEAREWTADDVISLVDELSVVPREWLMENNARLLILSGNNICFTFMASKAVNGRAVELARFTVFLALVCEKDLYCMDWAVKMMQKVCKVFSTPGERNNFLQCVENAFAHMIMDMLQAVLSGDHDEEDSSFLNLFHLVNAQANFHKEILYLTMRSNSNTI; translated from the exons ATGACATCCACTCCAGGGACCAGCTACACCTCAACTCcaaaccagaaatacagatgccGTAACCGTCGCTCCAGACAGCGCTGCAACACCTTGGACGCAGATTCCCAATCTCTGTCAACACTTGGGTATTTTCAAACCCTTCCATTAGAGATCTTTCAAATGGTATTGAATTATCTTTCAG tgaaGGATATCAGCATGCTGAGCATGGTGTCAAAAACCATCAGCAACCGCCTTGTTAATTACATCTCAACCCCATCAGGAAACCGAAGGCTCTTATTGCAAGACTTTCATAACCTTGAGCTACCTGGCAAGAGAGAAGGATCCTATATTTTAGAGCACTACAAATCTCTAG GATTGTTGCTTAAAAGATGCACACTTCTATTGCCTACAAAAGATAGGCTAAAGTATATACACAAGATTCTCTCAGAA GTTTCCTGTTTTAAACTTAATGGTTGTCCAAGTCCTTTGCATTGTTTAGGATTACAGTGCTATGGGGTATTTTTACAG ATCCTAACAGCAGGCTGGGATGAACTAGAGTGTCACCGAGTTTTTAACTTCCTCTGTGAGCTGAGCAATTTACCCCGTAAAGTACAGACAGTTGTCAGCAGCAAACCGG GAAGTGCCCGAAAGTTAGAGCTGCGGATAAGGTTATACTGTCGTAGCGTCTTGTTGAACCACTGGATTCATCGAAGTGATTCTGCATTTTGGTTGACTCGTATTTTAAAGCCATGGCCCATGGTCAATCAAGCTCGCCTGCTGTATATCATCTTTGGGCCAGTGTCCTCTCTTGATG GACATGTGGTTTGGCAGAAAATGATAGAAGGACCAACAGATGAGACCAGTCTGAAAGGTCTAGCAGATGCAATTAAACTGCTGTATGATACAGAAGCTAGAGAATGGACAGCAGATGATGTTATCAGTCTTGTGGATGAGCTGTCAG TTGTTCCCCGGGAGTGGCTCATGGAGAACAACGCTCGCCTTCTGATTCTGAGTGGAAACAACATTTGCTTCACTTTCATGGCCAGTAAAGCTGTGAATGGGAGAGCCGTTGAGTTAGCCAGATTCACAGTCTTCCTGGCTTTG GTCTGTGAGAAGGACCTGTACTGCATGGACTGGGCAGTAAAAATGATGCAGAAGGTCTGCAAAGTTTTCAGCACTCCAGGGGAGAGAAACAACTTTCTGCAGTGTGTGGAGAATGCCTTCGCTCACATGATCATGGACATGCTACAGGCAGTACTGTCCG GGGATCATGATGAAGAAGACAGCAGCTTTTTGAATTTGTTTCACCTCGTAAATGCACAAGCGAACTTCCATAAAGAAATCCTGTACCTGACCATGAGAAGCAACAGCAACACCATTTGA